A stretch of the Janthinobacterium sp. B9-8 genome encodes the following:
- a CDS encoding 2OG-Fe dioxygenase family protein: protein MIQQEKERSTYAFQVPRTPFSFDIEPSLANKGFVLFCADHYESTDIDLYSKEFQELRESYSRLPIDRFMMDKGNYRQRRFARWKISKENMALECLPKGEFFQSKDVNHLNGGLARSFEPIEEKIANSKLIRGLIRFHYDKLQNDHAECLVYAHQIRIIGNVSLKGNPTPEGIHRDGHAYVAQIMIGRKNVLLAQSHIYDDHQELITSCELKKPLDSILIDDQRLLHSVDPMICEGNGKWATRDMLLLDFNPICSSSFS from the coding sequence ATGATCCAACAAGAGAAAGAAAGAAGTACTTATGCTTTTCAAGTTCCAAGAACACCATTTTCATTCGATATTGAACCTTCTTTAGCAAACAAGGGTTTTGTCCTGTTTTGTGCTGATCATTATGAATCTACAGATATAGATTTATATTCAAAAGAATTTCAGGAGCTCAGAGAGTCTTATTCCCGTCTTCCAATTGATCGATTTATGATGGATAAAGGAAACTATCGTCAGCGGCGTTTTGCACGTTGGAAAATAAGTAAAGAAAACATGGCATTAGAATGTTTGCCTAAGGGGGAGTTTTTTCAGTCTAAGGATGTCAATCATCTGAATGGAGGGCTTGCTCGCAGTTTCGAACCAATAGAAGAAAAAATTGCGAATTCAAAGTTAATCAGAGGGCTGATTCGTTTTCATTATGATAAATTGCAAAACGATCATGCCGAGTGTTTGGTATATGCGCATCAAATACGAATTATTGGCAATGTCTCATTAAAGGGAAATCCAACGCCAGAAGGAATTCACCGCGACGGGCATGCATATGTTGCTCAAATTATGATTGGGCGTAAAAATGTACTGCTGGCTCAAAGCCATATTTATGATGATCACCAAGAGTTAATTACAAGTTGTGAGTTAAAAAAACCGCTTGATTCTATTTTGATTGATGACCAGCGCTTACTGCACTCGGTTGATCCAATGATTTGTGAAGGAAATGGAAAATGGGCGACGCGAGATATGCTGTTGCTCGATTTTAACCCAATTTGCTCATCATCTTTTTCGTAA
- a CDS encoding MFS transporter: MTHLNRNNLKISNTVWLLLFGTATIKAANFMSIPFIAIFLIKNSGLNAVEIGLIVALSPFASLMGGFLGGQLSDIFGRKNLLFISLSFLPFVFLGFYFSAELKDAHTRIIIFAVLNTLCGFFSSLFHPVSAALMGDLSPVELRGKIYQLRYFFTNIGAALGPALGGWLGINASRDNFLYTCYFYIFYFLILSFVFFYNRNNALTLTTVKRQKFKESYTALLGDKKLQRLILGGIIFNLCYSQIESTVAQIIANNFHDGIRYFSYLLTANGIIVISFQAPIYWLSRRLGLNISLVVGCGVFSVGMFLMAFQDISIIFLFVSIFFISIGEVFVFPISTELIEQLAPDSLRGSYFGAATFRNLGLSIGPIMGGYILTYYGSKSLFFTVSILAIVSVLVCLSGNKANLTALQRD; this comes from the coding sequence ATGACACACTTAAATAGAAATAATTTAAAAATAAGTAACACTGTTTGGCTTTTATTGTTTGGCACAGCAACAATAAAAGCTGCAAATTTTATGAGCATTCCATTTATCGCTATTTTTCTGATAAAGAATAGTGGGCTAAATGCGGTAGAAATTGGCTTGATTGTTGCACTTTCGCCTTTTGCTTCTTTAATGGGAGGTTTTTTAGGAGGGCAATTATCTGATATTTTTGGAAGAAAGAATTTATTATTCATATCACTTTCTTTTCTGCCCTTCGTGTTTTTAGGCTTTTATTTTTCAGCAGAGCTGAAGGATGCCCATACAAGAATTATTATCTTCGCCGTGCTTAATACGCTTTGCGGGTTTTTCTCCAGCTTATTTCACCCTGTAAGTGCCGCTCTAATGGGGGATCTTAGCCCTGTGGAGCTTAGAGGGAAAATCTATCAGCTACGGTATTTTTTTACCAATATTGGCGCTGCACTTGGCCCTGCGCTTGGCGGCTGGTTAGGGATAAATGCTTCCCGTGATAATTTCCTTTATACGTGTTATTTCTATATTTTTTATTTTTTAATTTTATCATTTGTTTTTTTCTACAACAGAAATAACGCTTTAACCTTAACAACGGTCAAGAGGCAAAAATTTAAAGAGTCATATACGGCCTTATTAGGAGATAAAAAACTACAAAGACTCATTCTGGGGGGGATTATTTTTAATTTATGCTACAGCCAGATAGAAAGTACGGTTGCACAAATTATTGCCAATAATTTCCATGATGGAATTAGATACTTTTCATATTTATTAACCGCAAATGGAATTATTGTAATTTCATTTCAGGCTCCAATTTATTGGTTAAGCAGAAGGCTTGGGTTGAATATTAGTCTGGTCGTAGGGTGTGGTGTTTTTTCTGTGGGCATGTTTTTAATGGCTTTTCAGGATATATCAATCATCTTTTTATTTGTTTCAATATTTTTTATAAGTATTGGCGAAGTGTTTGTTTTTCCAATTTCTACAGAGCTGATTGAACAGCTTGCCCCAGATTCACTCCGCGGGTCTTATTTTGGAGCGGCTACTTTTAGAAATTTAGGCCTCTCGATCGGGCCTATTATGGGTGGGTATATATTAACGTATTACGGTTCTAAATCATTATTCTTTACCGTTTCTATTCTGGCTATTGTATCTGTGCTTGTTTGCCTTTCAGGAAATAAAGCTAATTTAACCGCATTACAAAGAGATTGA